From the Kallotenue papyrolyticum genome, the window CTGGAGGGCTAGCCCGAACTCGCTCTCGATCTGTGCGGGCGTGCAGAAGATATGGCAATCGTCCTGGGTCAGCGCACGCACCCGTGTCAGACCGGTCAGCTCGCCGGTCTTCTCGAAGCGGTAGAGCGTGCAGAACTCGGCGAAGCGCAGCGGCAGCTCGCGATAGGAGTGCAGCCCCATCTCGTTGTACAGCGTCATGTGCGAGGGGCAGTTCATCGGCTTGAGACGGTAGATCTGGCCGTGCTCGGCATCCTCGACCATCGGCGGGAACATCGATTCGGCGTAGTTCTCCAGATGGCCGGATTTGGCGTACAGCGATTCCTTGACCAGATGACCGGTCCAGACGTGCTCGTAGCCGTAGCGCGTCTGGGTTTCGCGCACGTACTCTTCCATCAAGTGGCGCATCAGCGCGCCCTTGGGCGTCAGCAGTGGGATGCCCGGTCCGATCTCCTCGGAGAAGTGGAACAGGCCCAATTGTTTGCCCAGCACGCGGTGGTCGCGCTTTTTAGCCTCTTCCAGACGATGGAGGTACTCTTCCAGCTCGCGCTTGCTGGGCCAGACCGTGCCATAGATGCGCTGCAACTGCGGACGGCGCTCATCGCCGCGCCAGTATGCGCCTGACACGCGCAGCAGTTTGAAGGCGTCGGGCTTGATCTCGCGCGTGTTGGCGACGTGCGGCCCGCGACACAGATCCTCGAAGCTGTCCTGGCGATAGGTCGTGATCACCACCTGCCCGCCCTGCTCCTGGGCGCCGGCGGTGCCGCTCTCCATCTCGCCGTACTCGTTGGCGCCGCGCAGTAGATCCTCGATCAGCTCCAGTTTGTAGGGCTGATCCTTGAAGAGCTCGCGCGCTTCGTCGGGCGTGACCACGCGCCGTACAAAGGGGTGGTTGCCCTGCACGATGCGCCGCATGCGCCGTTCGATCTCCTCGAGATCGTCAGGCGTCAGCGGTCGCGGCAGATCGAAGTCATAGTAGAAGCCGTTTTCCACAGGCGGACCGATGGCGATCTTGGCCTCCGGAAACAGCTCCAACACCGCCTGGGCCATGACATGCGCTGTTGAATGACGCAAGCGATATAGTGGATCATTCTCGGGTGTGACCGGCATATATGCACTCCTTCGTCTTGATGCAGCATCTATTCGATCTCAATGATCGCCCGATCTTCTTGGAT encodes:
- the thrS gene encoding threonine--tRNA ligase; this translates as MPVTPENDPLYRLRHSTAHVMAQAVLELFPEAKIAIGPPVENGFYYDFDLPRPLTPDDLEEIERRMRRIVQGNHPFVRRVVTPDEARELFKDQPYKLELIEDLLRGANEYGEMESGTAGAQEQGGQVVITTYRQDSFEDLCRGPHVANTREIKPDAFKLLRVSGAYWRGDERRPQLQRIYGTVWPSKRELEEYLHRLEEAKKRDHRVLGKQLGLFHFSEEIGPGIPLLTPKGALMRHLMEEYVRETQTRYGYEHVWTGHLVKESLYAKSGHLENYAESMFPPMVEDAEHGQIYRLKPMNCPSHMTLYNEMGLHSYRELPLRFAEFCTLYRFEKTGELTGLTRVRALTQDDCHIFCTPAQIESEFGLALQLINEVFNTYGFHDYYVRLSLRGSEGKYVADDEKWEQATAALKAALEANAVQYVTAEGEAAFYGPKADFIARDVLGREWQLSTIQVDFIQPARLGCEYIGEDGQRHTPVVLHRAVTGSWERFFGILIEHYAGAFPVWLAPVQAMIIPITDRHVPYARQVAQQLKAAGIRAQIDLGDSRMNAKIRDAQLQKIPYMLVVGDKEMEAGTVAVRLRTNENRGPLPLDGFIAHVQELIRTKSKEL